CCGTCGCCGGAGCGGCTCCCCGCATCGATGGAGCACGCTTCGTCGGCGATGAGGTGTGGTGGGCCGAGTCCGTGCCCGCCGAGGGCGGACGCGTCACGGTGCGCAGCTCGACGGGGGCGGAGATCCTCCCGGCACCCTGGAGCGCCCGCTCCCGCGTGCACGAGTACGGGGGCGGTGCCTGGACCGTCGACGGCGACACCCTGTACTTCGTCTCCGGCGCCGACCAGCGTGTGCACCGCATGGACCGCGGCGCGGAGCCGCGCCCCCTCACCGCCGCCGGCCCGTCCTACGGCGGGCTGCGCGTGCAGAGCGGCCGCCTGCTTGCGGTCCGCGAAGACCTCTCGGCCGCCCCGCACCGCCGCGCGATCGTGGAGATCCCCGTGGACGGCTCGGCCGCCGACGAAGCGGCTGCGGTGCGCGTGATCGCGGAGGGCACCGGATTCTTCGCCCACCCCGCTCTCTCGCCGGACGGCAGCCGGGTGGCCTGGGTCGAGTGGCAGGCGGACAGCATGCCGTGGGAGAGTGCCGCCCTCGCCATCGGGGCGGTGGACGGCGGGACCGTCACCCGCGTCCCCACCTCCGCGGCCCTGCAGCCGGAGTGGCGCGGCGACGACGCGCTCGTGTTCGCCGACGACGCTTCAGGGCGCTGGCAGCTCCAGCACCTCGCACTGGACGGCCTCCGGCTCGGCGCCTCGCGCGCGCTGACCTCGTCGGACGCGGATACCGGATACGGCCTCTGGGTGCTCGGCAACCGCTGGTTCCAGGTCCTGGCCGACGGGCGCCTCGTGGCGGTGCGCACGAATGGACGCGACGAGGTGCAGCTCGTGTCCGCGGACGGCGAGACCCGGGCGATCACGGTGCCGGGCGACGGGCACCTCAGCGTGGACGACGTCGCCGGCTCCCGCGTGCTGCTCAGCGGAGACGGCTCGCGCGTGACCTCAGGCATCTGGTGCGTCGATGTCGACAGGGGGACCGTCGAGACCATCACCGGTGGCGCTCCGGTCGACGAGGACTGGATGCCGGGGGCGCAGCAGATCGTCGTGGAAGGGGCACACGGCCCCGTGCACGCGTTCGCGTATCCGCCCGCCGCGCCCGGAGACCCCCGCGGCGCCGACGGGGAGCTGCCGCCCTACATCGTGCTCGTGCACGGCGGTCCGACCGCCCATGTCACCGGTGCGGCCTCCGCCTCCATCGCGTTCTTCACGAGCCGGGGCATCGGGGTCCTCGACGTCAACTACGGCGGATCGACGGGATATGGACGCGCCTACCGCGACCGTCTGCAGGGACAGTGGGGCATCGTCGACGTGGACGACGTGATCGCGGCGGCCCGCGGCCTCGCGGACGCCGGGCTGGCAGACCCCACCCGCATCGCCATCCGCGGAGGCTCGGCCGGCGGCTGGACGGTGCTCTCCGCACTCGTCCGGGGCGGCACGTTCGCGGCCGGCATCAGCCGCTACGGTGTCGCGGATCTCCGGCTGCTCGTCGCCGAGACCCACGACTTCGAGGCGTCGTACCTCGACGGCCTCGTGGGTCCGCTCCCCGCGGCCGAGGACGTCTACATCGAGCGCTCGCCCCTAACGCACGCCGACCGCATCGACGTTCCGGTGCTGCTGCTGCAGGGCGGGGAGGACCGCGTCGTGCCGCCGTCCCAGTCCGAGGCCATCCGCGACGCTCTGGCGGCGAACGGCATCGACCACGACTACGTGCTGTACCCGGGCGAGGGCCACGGGTTCCGCAGCGCGGAGACCATCGTCGACGCGCTGGAGCGGGAGCTCGCGTTCCTCGGTCGGGTGTTCGGCTTCACGCCGAGCCTCTGAGCCGGCTCGGGCTACTCGCCGACCCTGTTGCGCAGGCGCATCGCGCGCTCGGCCTCGCGGGTGTCCTGACGCTCACGGAGGGTCTGGCGCTTGTCGTACTCGCGCTTGCCCTTCGCGAGGGCGATCTCGACCTTGGCGCGACCGTCCGAGAAGTACAGCTTGAGCGGGATGAGCGTGTACCCGCCCGCGGAGACGGCGTGGGCGAGCTTCGCGATCTCCTCCCGGTGCAGGAGCAGCTTGCGGATGCGCTTGGCCGAGTGGTTCGTCCAGTGCCCCTGCGAGTACTCCGGGATGTGCACGGCATCGAGGAAGACCTCGTTGCCCTTCACGAACGCGTACCCGTCGCTGAGGTTCGCGCGCCCCTGACGGAGCGACTTCACCTCGGTGCCGGTGAGCACCATCCCCGCCTCGTACGACTTCTCGATGTTGTAGTCGTGACGCGCGCGACGATTGGTCGCGATGACCTTCTCCCCGCGTTCCCTGGGCATGATGATCTCCTGTGCTGTGGTGCTGTGGACGGCTCGACAGCGGATCGGTCGAGCAGCCTTTCAGGGTATCAGGTGCGCAGCCAACGCCGGATCGCGAAGCCGGCCGAGAGCGCCGCGAGCACGACGCCGATCCCGACGAGGACCGGGACCACGAGGATCGCGTCCTGCATGGTCACCCACGTCGTGATGAACGGCACCCGTCCGCGGAGATAGCCGTTCACGCCGAAGTGCATGCCGGCGACGACCGCCGCGCTCGCGAGAGCCGAGCCCAGCAACGCGGCGAAGACGCCCTCCAGCACGAACGGCGTCTGGATGAAGCGGTTCGAGGCGCCGACCAGGCGCATGATCCCGATCTCCTTCCGCCGCGCATAGGCGGACAAGCGGATGGTGGTGGCGATCAGAAGCGTCGCGGCGATGAGCATGAGGACCGCGATACCGACGGCGATGTAGGTCGCCACGGTGAGTGCGGAGAACAGCGGTTCGAGGTATTGGAGCTGGTCCTGGACCTGTTCCACTCCGGCTTGGCCGTTGAAGGCCTCGGCGAGGACCTGCGACTGGCCCGGGTCCTTCATCGTGACGAAGAAGACTTCGAACGCCTGATCGGGCGAGAGCACGCTGGCCTGCTCCTCCCCGACCTGCTCGACGAGCTTGGCGTAGGTCTCCTCCTTCGTGTCGAAGGTCATGGAGCTGATGAGCGGCGACAACGCGTCGCCCTCGAGCTGGGCGCGCACGGCGGCGACCTGCTCCTCGCTCGCCGCGCCGTCGACGCAGGTGTCCGACTCCGACACCGCGGAGCACATGTAGACGGCCACCTGGGCGCGCTCGGCCCAGTAGCCGCGCATGACGCCGATCTGGGACTGCATGAGGATCGCGGCGCCGACGAACGTCAGCGACACGAAGGTGACGAGCACGACGGAGATGACCATCGAGATGTTGCGCCGCAGGCCGACGAGGGCCTCGGTCAGGATCAGGCCGATTCTCATGAGGTCGGGCCCACTTCCTCGTCGTCCTGGTCGGACAGCCCGAGGCGGTCGGCGACGCCGAGCTCGGCGACGTCCACCTCCGGGATCACGATCGGATGCGTGCGCGGACCGGCGGGCGCGGGACGCTCGGCAGCGGCCTGCGGCGCGGCCGGTGGCTGCACGACGTCCGGCGGTTCGACCACGCCGGGCTCCCGCGAGGGCTCCGGCGGCTCGACCACCTGCGGAGCGGGTTCGGCGGCGGGCCTGGTGACCGCGGGGGACGCGGCGGCGGCACGGCGCTGGGCGTCCAGCTCCTCCGCCAGGGCAGCGCGGACCACGGAGAGGTCGGCGGTCTGGCGCTGCACCTCCTGCACGGCCGTGAGGGCTGCGGCGGCCGCGGCACCGCGGACCTCCTCCGGCACCAGGCGCGGGATGTTCGAGGTGTCGCCGTATCCGCCGTGCACCTCGTCGCGAACCATCTCGCCGTCGCGGAGCTCGATCACGCGGCGGCGCATCTGGTCGACGAACCCGGCCTCGTGGGTGGCCATGAGCACCGTGGTGCCACCCGCGTTGATCCGGGCGAGCAGCTGCATGATGTCGACGGAGGTCGCCGGGTCGAGGTTTCCGGTGGGCTCGTCGGCGAGCAGCACCTGAGGACGGTTGACGAGCGCCCTGGCGATCGCGACGCGCTGCTGCTCGCCGCCGGAGAGCTCGTGCGGCATGCGCTTCTCCTTGCCGTCGAGCCCGACGAGGGCGAGCGCCTCGGGAACCGCCTGCTGGATGAAGCCCCGGGACGAGCCGGTGACCTGCAGCGTGAAGGCGACGTTCTGATGGACGGTCTTGGACGGGAGCAGGCGGAAGTCCTGGAACACCGAGCCGATGTGCCGACGGAAGTAGGGCACCTTCCGGTTCGCCAGAGCCCGCAGGTCGCGGCCGAGGACGGCGACACGGCCCGTCGTCGGCACGTCCTCGCGGAGGATGAGGCGCAGACAGGAGGACTTGCCGGACCCGGAGGCGCCGACCAGGAAGACGAACTCCCCGCGCTGCACCTCGAAGTCGACACCGGACAGGGCGGGCTTCGACGTCCCGCGGTAGCGTTTCGTGACGTTCTCGAACCGAATCATGGCGATTCGAGCCTAAGCGCGGCACGGGCGTCGCCCCGGCACGACACCCCGCCGCGCGGCACGCCGTGCCGCTCTTCCTCCTCCCCCGTCGGCCCACCGAGGTCCGCGCCCGCTGCTATACATGGAGTGTCGATTCGCGTCCACCACGCGAGCGCACACACGGAGGGGACCCCCATGACGACACCTGCCGGCTGGTACGACGACGGTTCCGGGCGCCTGCGCTGGTGGGACGGCCAGCAGTGGACCGAACACTTCGCGCCGGAGACCACCGCGACGCCCGAGGACACGACCGCTGCGGCGGCTGAGGACGCGGGCGCGGACAGCACTTCCGCGGAGAGCGCCTCCGCGGCGACTTCCGACGGCGCTCCCCCGGCGGAGGGACCGACCGCCGCAGCGGAGCCCTCCACACCCGAACCCGTCGCCGCCGAACGGGAGATCGCCCCGGACGAGCCCGCGACCGACTTCATCGTCGCTCCCGAGCCCGCGCAGGACTGGACGGCGCCCGCCAGCGGTGCGCACGACCTCCCCGGCGCGGCACCGATCGTCCCTCCGGCCGGTACCGACGGCGGCACGGCGGCCTATCCCCCCGCGGCACCGTTCTCCCCCGACCAGAACGCGTATCAGGGCCAGGGCGGATATCCGGCGCAGGGTGCGTACCCGGGCTCGCAGAGTGGCGGCGGTTACCCGGGACAGGTACCGGGCGGACAGGGCGCGTACCCCGGACAGGGCGCGTACCCCGGACAGGCCGCCTATCCGGGCCAGGCACCGGCCACCGACGGCCCGAAGAAGATGTCGGTGCTCGGCCTCGTCGGTCTCGGGATCGCCGCGCTCGGCCTCATCCTCGCGTTCATCCCCCTGACGCTCCCGTTCGCCTGGTTCCTCCTGGCGGCCGGGTTCATCGTCTCGCTCATCTCCCTGTTCCTGAAGGGCACCAAGTGGCCGGGGATCACCGGCCTCGGGGTGTCGGTGCTCGGCGGCATCGTCGCGATCGTCGTGAGCATCTTCTTCGTGCTGGCCGTCGCGAACACCGTGCGCCCGGTCACGCTTCCCGACTACGACGACGGCACGAGCCAGAGCCCGGCGCCGGAGACCGACGACACCGGCGACGCGGGTACGGGTGAGGTCGCCGAGGGCACGCTGGGCGAGCCGGTCGCCGTGCCGCAGCTTGAGGGCACGGCCGAGGTCACCATCCGTTCCGCCACGTTCGGACCGACCAACGGCACGGACTTCGAGGCCGCCAACGGCGGCTATCTGTTGATCGACGTGGCCTGGGAGACGCTCGACGGGACGACCTACGTCAACCCGCTCTACTTCTCCGTCGAGACGGCCGACGGCGTCGAGGGCGACTACGACATCTTCGGCGACGCGACGCTCGAGTCCACGGAGCAGAACGCCGGGACGACGGCGGAGGGCACCGTCTCGTTCGACGTCGCCGAAAGCCCGTCCTACGTGATCGTCATCACGGACGAGATGCTGCAGGAGGTCGCCCGCGTGACCGTCGAGGCGTCGGCACGCTGACCCTTCCGCACCACACGACGAAGGCCCCGGGAGCTCCCGGGGCCTTCGTCGTGTGGGTCAGTCCTCGTCTTTGCGCTTGCGCCAGCGGATGCCCGCGGAGATGAAGTCGTCGAGGTCGCCGTCGAACACGGCGGCCGGGTTGCCGGACTCCTGGCCCGTGCGCAGGTCCTTCACGAGCTGCTGGCCGTAGAGGAAGTAGGAGCGCATCTGGTCGCCCCAGCTCGCGGTGATGTTGCCCGCGAGCTCCTTCTTCTTGGCGGCCTCCTGCTCCTTCTGCAGCAGCAGGAGACGGTTCTGCAGCACCCGCATGGCCGCGGCGCGGTTCTGGATCTGCGACTTCTCGTTCTGCATCGACACGACGATGCCGGTCGGGAGGTGGGTGATGCGCACGGCGGAGTCGGTCGTGTTGACGGACTGTCCACCGGGGCCGGAGGAGCGGAAGACGTCGACCCGGATGTCGTTCTCGGGGATGTCGACCTCGGTCGCCTCCTCCATGAGCGGGATGACCTCGACGGCGGCGAAAGACGTCTGGCGCTTGTCCGCGGATCCGAACGGGCTGATGCGCGCGAGGCGGTGCGTGCCGGCCTCGACGGAGATCGTGCCGAAGGCGTAGGGCGCGTCGATCTCGAAGGTCGCCGACTTGATACCGGCGCCCTCCGCGTACGAGGTGTCCATCACCTTGACGGGGTACTTGTGACGCTCCGCCCAGCGCAGGTACATGCGCATGAGCATCTCGGCGAAGTCGGTGGCGTCGTCGCCGCCGGCGCCGGAGCGGATGGTGACGATCGCGCTGCGCTCGTCGTACTCGCCGTCGAGCAGCGTCTGCACCTCGAGCTGGTTGATGAGGTCGGTGAGCGTCTGCAGCTCCTTGCGCGCCTCGATCGCCGACTCCTCGTCGCCCATCTCGTTCGCCAGGTCGACGAGCACCTCGAGGTCGTCGAGGCGCTGAGCGATGCCGGTGATGCGGGCGAGCTCCGACTGGCGGTGGCTCAGGGCGCTGGTGACCTTCTGGGCGTTCTCGGTGTCGTCCCAGAGGTCGGGCGCGCCGGCCTCCTCGCTGAGACGCGCGATGTCCTCGCGGAGACGGTTGACATCGACGACCTCGCTGATGTCGCCGAAGGTGTGCCTGAGCGCCTGGATTTCGGCGGAGAGATCTAGTTCGAGCATGACACCTCAGCCTAACGTGCCGCCCGCGCGCGCGGGGACGGGCGTGTCCGGCCCTTCGCGCCGACCGGAGTAGCGTGAGGGACGTGAGCAGCGCATCCACGGTCCTCCGCCAGTTCGGGCCGATGGTGTACCTGCCGACCGTCCTCTTCTCCCTCGGTGAAGGTGCGGTCATCCCGCTCATCCCGGTCATCGCCGCGTCGATGGGTGCCGACGTCGCCTTCGCGGCCCTCGTCGCCTCGGCGCTCGTGGTCGGCCAGCTCTGCGGCAACCTCCCGGCCGGGTGGGCCGTGGGGCGCATCGGCGAGCGGTTCACGATGGTGATCGCGGGCGTCATCGCCATCCTCGCCGCCGTCGGCATGGTCCTCGCGCCGTCACTCGGGGTCCTCGCGGCGTCGGTGTTCCTCCTCGGCCTGTGCGCAGCCGCCTTCGGGCTGGCCCGGCACGCGTTCATGACCACGCGGGTGCCGCTGGCGTTCCGTGCCCGCTCGCTCTCCCTGCTGGGCGGCAGCTTCCGCCTGGGCATCTTCATCGGCCCGTTCGTCTCCGCAGGTCTCCTGCAGCTCTTCGGCGCCGAGGCTGCCGCGATCTGGTTCTTC
This genomic stretch from Microbacterium sp. Nx66 harbors:
- a CDS encoding S9 family peptidase gives rise to the protein MSSPFGSWPSPFTAAAVAGAAPRIDGARFVGDEVWWAESVPAEGGRVTVRSSTGAEILPAPWSARSRVHEYGGGAWTVDGDTLYFVSGADQRVHRMDRGAEPRPLTAAGPSYGGLRVQSGRLLAVREDLSAAPHRRAIVEIPVDGSAADEAAAVRVIAEGTGFFAHPALSPDGSRVAWVEWQADSMPWESAALAIGAVDGGTVTRVPTSAALQPEWRGDDALVFADDASGRWQLQHLALDGLRLGASRALTSSDADTGYGLWVLGNRWFQVLADGRLVAVRTNGRDEVQLVSADGETRAITVPGDGHLSVDDVAGSRVLLSGDGSRVTSGIWCVDVDRGTVETITGGAPVDEDWMPGAQQIVVEGAHGPVHAFAYPPAAPGDPRGADGELPPYIVLVHGGPTAHVTGAASASIAFFTSRGIGVLDVNYGGSTGYGRAYRDRLQGQWGIVDVDDVIAAARGLADAGLADPTRIAIRGGSAGGWTVLSALVRGGTFAAGISRYGVADLRLLVAETHDFEASYLDGLVGPLPAAEDVYIERSPLTHADRIDVPVLLLQGGEDRVVPPSQSEAIRDALAANGIDHDYVLYPGEGHGFRSAETIVDALERELAFLGRVFGFTPSL
- the smpB gene encoding SsrA-binding protein SmpB — translated: MPRERGEKVIATNRRARHDYNIEKSYEAGMVLTGTEVKSLRQGRANLSDGYAFVKGNEVFLDAVHIPEYSQGHWTNHSAKRIRKLLLHREEIAKLAHAVSAGGYTLIPLKLYFSDGRAKVEIALAKGKREYDKRQTLRERQDTREAERAMRLRNRVGE
- the ftsX gene encoding permease-like cell division protein FtsX; protein product: MRIGLILTEALVGLRRNISMVISVVLVTFVSLTFVGAAILMQSQIGVMRGYWAERAQVAVYMCSAVSESDTCVDGAASEEQVAAVRAQLEGDALSPLISSMTFDTKEETYAKLVEQVGEEQASVLSPDQAFEVFFVTMKDPGQSQVLAEAFNGQAGVEQVQDQLQYLEPLFSALTVATYIAVGIAVLMLIAATLLIATTIRLSAYARRKEIGIMRLVGASNRFIQTPFVLEGVFAALLGSALASAAVVAGMHFGVNGYLRGRVPFITTWVTMQDAILVVPVLVGIGVVLAALSAGFAIRRWLRT
- the ftsE gene encoding cell division ATP-binding protein FtsE yields the protein MIRFENVTKRYRGTSKPALSGVDFEVQRGEFVFLVGASGSGKSSCLRLILREDVPTTGRVAVLGRDLRALANRKVPYFRRHIGSVFQDFRLLPSKTVHQNVAFTLQVTGSSRGFIQQAVPEALALVGLDGKEKRMPHELSGGEQQRVAIARALVNRPQVLLADEPTGNLDPATSVDIMQLLARINAGGTTVLMATHEAGFVDQMRRRVIELRDGEMVRDEVHGGYGDTSNIPRLVPEEVRGAAAAAALTAVQEVQRQTADLSVVRAALAEELDAQRRAAAASPAVTRPAAEPAPQVVEPPEPSREPGVVEPPDVVQPPAAPQAAAERPAPAGPRTHPIVIPEVDVAELGVADRLGLSDQDDEEVGPTS
- a CDS encoding DUF2510 domain-containing protein, which encodes MTTPAGWYDDGSGRLRWWDGQQWTEHFAPETTATPEDTTAAAAEDAGADSTSAESASAATSDGAPPAEGPTAAAEPSTPEPVAAEREIAPDEPATDFIVAPEPAQDWTAPASGAHDLPGAAPIVPPAGTDGGTAAYPPAAPFSPDQNAYQGQGGYPAQGAYPGSQSGGGYPGQVPGGQGAYPGQGAYPGQAAYPGQAPATDGPKKMSVLGLVGLGIAALGLILAFIPLTLPFAWFLLAAGFIVSLISLFLKGTKWPGITGLGVSVLGGIVAIVVSIFFVLAVANTVRPVTLPDYDDGTSQSPAPETDDTGDAGTGEVAEGTLGEPVAVPQLEGTAEVTIRSATFGPTNGTDFEAANGGYLLIDVAWETLDGTTYVNPLYFSVETADGVEGDYDIFGDATLESTEQNAGTTAEGTVSFDVAESPSYVIVITDEMLQEVARVTVEASAR
- the prfB gene encoding peptide chain release factor 2; this encodes MLELDLSAEIQALRHTFGDISEVVDVNRLREDIARLSEEAGAPDLWDDTENAQKVTSALSHRQSELARITGIAQRLDDLEVLVDLANEMGDEESAIEARKELQTLTDLINQLEVQTLLDGEYDERSAIVTIRSGAGGDDATDFAEMLMRMYLRWAERHKYPVKVMDTSYAEGAGIKSATFEIDAPYAFGTISVEAGTHRLARISPFGSADKRQTSFAAVEVIPLMEEATEVDIPENDIRVDVFRSSGPGGQSVNTTDSAVRITHLPTGIVVSMQNEKSQIQNRAAAMRVLQNRLLLLQKEQEAAKKKELAGNITASWGDQMRSYFLYGQQLVKDLRTGQESGNPAAVFDGDLDDFISAGIRWRKRKDED